In Francisella hispaniensis FSC454, a genomic segment contains:
- the fabG gene encoding 3-oxoacyl-ACP reductase FabG: MSLNEKVALVTGASRGIGFEVAHALASKGATVIGTATSQASAEKFENSMKEKGFKAKGLVLNISDIESIQNFFTEIKTENLAVDILVNNAGITRDNLMMRMSEEEWQSVINTNLSSIFRMSKECVRGMMKKRWGRIISIGSVVGSAGNPGQTNYCAAKAGVIGFSKSLAYEVASRNITVNVVAPGFIATDMTDKLTDEQKSFIATKIPSGQMGEPKDIAAAVAFLASEESKYITGQTIHVNGGMYMA, translated from the coding sequence ATGTCTTTAAATGAAAAAGTTGCTCTAGTCACAGGTGCAAGTAGAGGTATTGGTTTTGAAGTTGCTCATGCATTAGCAAGCAAAGGCGCTACTGTGATAGGCACTGCAACTAGTCAAGCTTCTGCGGAAAAATTTGAAAACTCAATGAAAGAAAAAGGCTTTAAGGCAAAAGGATTAGTTCTAAACATTTCTGACATTGAAAGTATTCAAAATTTCTTTACTGAAATAAAAACTGAGAACTTAGCAGTAGATATTCTAGTCAACAACGCTGGTATAACTAGAGATAACTTGATGATGAGAATGTCAGAAGAGGAATGGCAATCAGTCATAAATACTAATTTAAGCTCAATATTCCGTATGTCAAAAGAGTGCGTACGTGGGATGATGAAAAAAAGATGGGGCAGAATTATCTCTATAGGTTCTGTAGTTGGCTCAGCTGGCAACCCAGGACAAACAAACTACTGTGCAGCTAAAGCAGGTGTAATAGGTTTCTCAAAATCTCTTGCTTATGAAGTTGCTAGCCGTAATATCACCGTAAATGTTGTAGCTCCTGGATTTATAGCTACAGATATGACTGATAAACTGACTGATGAGCAGAAATCTTTTATCGCTACTAAGATACCTTCAGGGCAAATGGGAGAACCAAAAGATATCGCTGCAGCAGTAGCTTTTTTGGCTTCCGAAGAATCAAAATACATAACAGGACAAACTATCCATGTAAATGGTGGGATGTATATGGCTTAA
- the acpP gene encoding acyl carrier protein — protein sequence MSTHNEDSKKNNADEKAKIFSRVNHIIVEQLGVKEEDLKPEASFIDDLGADSLDTVELVMALEEEFDTEIPDEDAEKIRTVKDVYDYIESKDVG from the coding sequence ATGAGTACACATAACGAAGATTCTAAAAAAAATAATGCTGACGAAAAAGCAAAAATATTTTCTAGAGTTAACCATATAATAGTTGAGCAATTAGGCGTTAAAGAAGAAGATCTTAAGCCAGAAGCTTCTTTTATCGATGATTTAGGTGCGGACTCATTAGACACAGTTGAGCTTGTAATGGCTCTAGAAGAAGAATTTGATACTGAGATTCCAGATGAAGATGCTGAGAAAATCAGAACTGTTAAAGACGTTTATGACTACATCGAATCTAAAGATGTAGGTTAA